ATGATTTTAAATCTCATAAAGGCTATGGAACCAAAACTCACATAGAAGCTATTAAAATTCACGGCTTAAGTTTATTACATAGAAGGAGCTTTTGTGCTAAATATAGTAGATGATTATTTAGCTACTGCTAAGGGTAAAGAACTTTTAAAGGCTTTAGATTACGAATATGAAAATAATATAATTTATCCACAAAAAAAGGATTTATTTAAAGCCTTTAAATTATGTGAAATTCCAAAAGTAATAATAATAGGTCAAGACCCATATCACGATGGAAGTGCTGATGGTTTAGCGTTTTCATCTAGTATTAAAATTCCACCTAGTTTAAGAAATATTTTTAAAGAAATCTTAAATGATTATCCAAATGAAGCTGTATTTTTACAAAGTGATTTGAGCTATTTAGCAAGACAAGGCGTGGCATTATTAAATGCAAGTTTAAGCGTGCAAAAGAGCAAACCTAATTCTCACAAGCATTTATGGGAAGATTTTTTCCTTTATGTTATACAAAGGATTAATAATGATTATGATAATTTAGTCTTTATGTTGTGGGGGAGTTTTGCAAATAATTATGCAAAATATATTGATACTAAAAGGCATTTAATATTAAGCTCGGCTCATCCAAGCCCACTTGCAAGGGGTAAATTTTTTAATAATCAACATTTTTTAAAATGTAATGAATACTTAAAATCAAAAAATAAAAGCCTAATTAATTGGCTATAATGAGGTATTTTATGTTTTAATAGTATTTATATTAAATTAATAATTATAAAGTAATTATTTATTAATTAGAATTAAAAATTATTTTTGTTAAAAAATATTTTTTATGTATTTTATTGATAATATTTATAATATATTTATAATATAGATTAAATTTTTATAATATTTTAATTTTTTAAAAATAT
This genomic interval from Campylobacter sp. MG1 contains the following:
- a CDS encoding uracil-DNA glycosylase, which codes for MLNIVDDYLATAKGKELLKALDYEYENNIIYPQKKDLFKAFKLCEIPKVIIIGQDPYHDGSADGLAFSSSIKIPPSLRNIFKEILNDYPNEAVFLQSDLSYLARQGVALLNASLSVQKSKPNSHKHLWEDFFLYVIQRINNDYDNLVFMLWGSFANNYAKYIDTKRHLILSSAHPSPLARGKFFNNQHFLKCNEYLKSKNKSLINWL